From Mya arenaria isolate MELC-2E11 chromosome 1, ASM2691426v1, a single genomic window includes:
- the LOC128227307 gene encoding gamma-aminobutyric acid type B receptor subunit 1-like: protein MNICYGSEANTTLRLLGLLPMSGQGWIGGEAVLLPVKMALHDINNDPRILPGYNLTYNYIDTMCTEGVAVYRMFRELQAGLPYHMVLGDGCSTCSAATAQVSYLWNLTQLNGSASALKLRGHLIEERKLSYGSSSPILSDRKRFPKFFRIVTPEQKVNEARIQLMRKFDWNKVATIHQALEFFSVVTDDFVRRASDLNVTIITQEIFVHDPMSRVKNLKEHDARIIMTAMYEDRARAVQCAAYKVGLYGAKIVWVFAGWFSRTFWLVKQDDIDCTPEQMALVAEGAFFTSAVHFNPIEERGIHGMTVSEFLDRYYKDPDYNPDLEIYKVAFGQSYDHIWIAALALHCTDTELRRRAIESVDSTKVNQ from the exons ATGAACATTTGCTATGGGAGCGAGGCTAACACAACGTTGCGGTTGCTCGGATTGCTGCCAATGAGTGGTCAAGGATGGATCGGGGGCGAGGCGGTGCTACTTCCGGTCAAAATGGCGCTCCATGACATCAACAATGATCCTCGCATCTTGCCTGGATACAACCTGACGTACAATTACATAGACACAATG TGCACAGAGGGCGTAGCCGTGTATCGGATGTTCCGGGAGCTACAAGCGGGTCTGCCATATCACATGGTGCTCGGTGACGGCTGCTCAACATGCTCCGCGGCCACCGCACAAGTTTCATATCTCTGGAACCTTACTCAG CTTAACGGCAGTGCAAGTGCACTTAAACTGAGAGGACATCTTATCGAAGAGC GTAAG TTATCATACGGCTCCTCTTCGCCCATCCTTTCAGACCGTAAAAGATTCCCAAAGTTCTTTCGGATAGTGACTCCGGAGCAGAAGGTGAACGAGGCAAGGATCCAACTGATGCGGAAATTTGACTGGAACAAGGTCGCCACAATCCATCAAGCACTCGAATTTTTCTCCGTG GTCACGGACGACTTTGTTCGGAGAGCTTCGGATCTGAATGTCACTATAATTACCCAGGAGATTTTTGTCCACGATCCCATGTCAAGGGTCAAGAACCTGAAG GAGCATGATGCGAGGATCATCATGACAGCGATGTATGAGGACAGAGCGAGAGCAGTGCAGTGTGCA GCTTACAAGGTGGGGTTGTACGGCGCCAAGATCGTGTGGGTGTTCGCGGGCTGGTTCTCCAGAACTTTCTGGCTGGTGAAACAGGATGACATTGACTGTACTCCGGAGCAGATGGCCTTGGTTGCAGAGGGTGCCTTCTTTACTTCAGCCGTGCATTTTAACCCCATAGAAGAGAGGGGTATTCACGGAATGACGg tttCAGAATTCTTGGACCGCTACTACAAAGACCCAGATTATAACCCAGACCTTGAAATATACAAAGTTGCCTTC